In Anoplopoma fimbria isolate UVic2021 breed Golden Eagle Sablefish chromosome 15, Afim_UVic_2022, whole genome shotgun sequence, the genomic window AAAGATTTACCAAGTGGTCAGAGGTGAGTGGATATTTCAAAAGTATCTGAGCTGTATCATTAAATACCAGGCAAAAATATATAAGtgcgttttttatttttcattgccTAATGAGTGACATGTAAGTTTCATTTGAATCCCACTGTAGTAACACGGatgttgaatgaatgaactGTTGTGGAAAATATGAGTACAGCATTCATTATCTACTTATCTAACatcaacacatcatcatcaaatAGCTCTGTTCCTGAGGTTTAaactcaaaaatatatataataatttgtgAGAGCTAATTCCCTTGTCTTCATCCAGGACTCCACAAAGACCGTTCCTATCACCATGAAGATGGACCCGAAAGGTTTTTACATTTACTGGATCAACCAGAGCAAGGTAATCAATATCTAGATttaggaaaaggaaaaacaatccCTTGTCCTACAAGTCAGAGGTTTTAGGCATCAGACAAACACAACCTGACATATTAAAGCACATGATGAATAGAGGTGGTCATGTATGACTAATTTCAGGGTGTGTGTAATGTGCATTACATTGGGATCTGCCAAAGCTGTGGGATATCTGCATTCCAGTCCAAGTAGCTTGTGGAGATTATTGATTGGTGCTGATGTGGGCTCACCACTGTGCAGCTGAACTATAATGCACTTGATGAAGAGGACTGCTTCggctctctctccatcacacacacacagtaccgaGGCACCTTCTGGTTTCCGCCACATCACAAAACCAGTGAAGCCTACATGAAATGTGTGCCTCATGTGTCTGGGCTCAATCCTGCTGTTGTTGACTTTAAAGCGTTTGTGggaattttaaatgaaaaagcagTTTCCTACGTGATGTTTCCAGACATTGCAGTCAAATattctccacacaaacacagtaaatcTCATAGTTTTTGCACCTTGCCAAAGGATGACTTGTATCTGAATCCACATTTGGACTGGCGCCTACATGTTGAATTGAGATTATTCTCTGATTCTTGTTTCTAGGAGACAACATTTCTGGATGTTGCTACTGTCAGAGATACCAGAACAGGAAAATATGCAAAACTTCCCAAAGTGAGTACAgtagttttatttaatgtagtAACCTGCTCTCTAGTCCAATTAGGTCAAAGTGGTGTGTTTGTTATATAAGAATCTCTGCAGTCATGCAAATAGGGTGTCAAGCCCTTAGTTTGGCCATTAGTACAAGAGGCATATTTGCATTGCAAAAACAGCAGTGGACACATGCACCCAGGCTACTCCCCCACTATagaaacacacagacgcacacatacacaagagTAAACACACACCGTACCACACACTGAGTCATGAACTGAGATTTCTGTGAGTGAGCTTGCCTGGTTTTTTAGTCAAAATCTGACTCCTGCAGCGCTTTTTCCTCGCTGGCCTCCACAGAGAGTTACAGTATGCAGCCATCGTCATCCCTCACAGAGGGTTCAAAGGTGAAATCTGAAAACTGTTCCCCTCAGGGAAAGAACAGAGCACTGCATCATCCCAGCTGGGGTAATGTTGGAAGCACGTCTTCCCCTTGGGCCCctgaaaaacaatttttttggggggtgggcAGCTCCAGTGCTAATGTGCTCTGCACTTCTGAAAGTATTAGAGAAGTGATTGATTGTAGAGTAGCGGACAGAGGAAGGTAGTACCTAATACACTggtcttcctgctgctgtttgttttgtacatggatgtgtgagtgtgtctcagtgtgtgtgtgtgtgtgtgtgtgtgtgtgtgtgtgtgtgtgtgtgtgtgtgtgtgtgtgtgtgtgtgtgtgtgtgtgtgtgtgtgtctgtgtgtctgtgtgcatatgTTTGCATGCCTTCGTCAGCAAATTTGCATGTGTCGAACTAGAGCTGCCAACATGATTTTACTTCTTTAAGCAAACAGAGGgtgaacaaatgaataaataattagcTTAAACAATGCCACCATATATTTTGAGCCAATTAATTCTAATTGACTACAACcacatattttctctcttttgcctTTCACAGCACACCAAGGTCCGCAACGTGTTCAACATGGACTTCCCTGACAGCAACCATCTCGCCAAAACTCTGACCATCGTCTCGGGTCCCGACACAGTGAATCTGACCTACCATAACTTCTTTGCCTCTAAGGAGAAAGTGACCCAGGTAATGTGTATGCACTGACTGTGAGTCTTATTGACACTCTGTCTGTCCTTAAGCCGTTTACAATCCTCCTTTTCTGTCTACTCTGATTGTTCAAACACGACCATGAGCCATACAAAGAGCCTTTGCTTCCCCCCAATAAGGCGCCCTCAGGTCTCCCCTTTAGTCATTATTAGACTTTATGACTCCAATTTCCGGATTTAATCAACTGTAATGAAATTTGTGCTTTGTTGAAATGCAACATGCACTACTCTCAGCTCCTGAGGTACTATAATGTTAATGCCCTCTAGTGGTGACTTTGTGTCCATTTAAAATATActataatgacaaaaacaattcatGTTGACATTGAACGTAAtatccctcttttttttgtatttaaatgcacATTAGAACTGGGCAACTGACATCCTTGCAATCGCCTACAATGCTGCAAGAAACAATGCGTGCAGATACGTCTTCCTGGAGAAGATGTGAGTGAACATGATGTCATCTGACAGTTCAGCTTGTATTGTTGCCGAGTGAACACGACACCATTTAATTTCTCCTTTTATGACACAGAATAATGTGGTAAAGCTAAGCAATTGTGCTCAATCTTAGGTATTCCCGCATTTCTCTTCACACCAACAAGGACGGCAAGATCCCAGTGAAAAAGTAGGTCACAGTTCATGAAAGGATGGCACGCAGAAGTTAGTTTGCACGGTAGATTTCCACACTTCTTAATCAatgtttcactgtgtttttttcagtatttacaAGATGTTCCCTGCGGATAAGAAGAGGGTGGAAAGTGCCTTAGCATCAGCACACCTCCCTAAAGGAAAGGTTAGAAAATATATAGACATTATGGTTTGTTGGTTGTCTACTCTCTAAATCCTTTTGAGATTTTTTGAAACTGCTCTCCATAATGTCTTGGTGTTTGTTACTGAtattttaaagtatataaaaagATACCACTGCGAACATAGATTGGGtcaaatgtttgttattttttaaatgatgtagataacatttatttttttcagtatgaCACCATAAAGCCTGATGTCTTCACTGAGGTTGCGTTCAAGGCCTTTCTGTCAAACCTCTGCCCTCGGCCTGAGATCTATGAGATATTCACTTCTTAGTGAGTCGACCTATCTTCATACAGCTTGTAGCTTTTCCAAATACTCATCTATTAACTACTATCATATATTattctaataattatttttatcttgtaaatGCCACAGCTAGTTATGAAGCCAGAAAGTACATATTCTAATTTGGTAGAGCAATGATTCCAGTGGTGCAGGCTCAGGGTGCAGGTGTTTGGGCGTAATTGGTGGAAACAACATTACATGCAGCGCTCATATGATTGTCGCGCCTCACTGTGCCCTGCAGCTCCAACAAACCCACCATGACAAAGGAGAATTTCGCCAAGTTCCTCAACGAGAAACAGAGGGACTCTCGGCTCAACGAGGAGCTGTTCCCACGTCTGCGACAGGACCAGATCAAGGCTCTGATGGACAAATATGAACCCTGCTCCTCCAATTCAAACAGAAGTGAGATTCATTGATGATAAGTTTGTTATATGGCGGCTggaacattttgttcatttgttttaaatacttCAACGTGTCCACCTGCAGGTCTGATTTCTCCAGAGGGTCTCTTATTTTTTCTGATGGGGTCCGAGACATCAGTTGTCATGCAGGACAGCCTGGCCAAGAGTAACGACATGACCCAACCGATACCCCACTACTTCATCAAGTCCTCCCACAACACATACCTGACAGGTCACATGCACCACTTTGTTTTTAGCTCAGAACATCTCATACGTGATCAACTCAATACCTGAGGGTCATTAAGGgcgtgtttttctgtctgtcactctGCAGCCGGTCAGTTCTCAGGCGTGTCCTCTCCAGAGATGTATCGTCAGTGTCTGCTGTCCGGCTGCCGCTGTCTGGAGCTGGACTGCTGGAAGGGCAAACCTCCAGAAGAAGAGCCCATCATTACTCACGGCTTCACCATGACAACTGAGATACTCTTCAAGGTGGTTTAACGTAGTTTTGGGCATGCCTTCGGTCGGGGTCTCCTACACTGATCTTCACATTTGACATGGATATGAACAGAAAATGGGGTCTGAACAGATTTTTACCTTGTGAACAGATAGTGAATCCTTAAATCTCACAACTCAATCAACTTGATTGTAAACAGGAAGCTGAAAAGCTCAAATTATGGACCATCTCAAAAGTGTTCAATGTACATTGTAGCCCAGTTAGCTATAATggaagttttttcttttacctcttTTTCAATTTCTATCATAGACTATTTAATCCAATTTCGGCATCATCCCAACACCtactttttaaagataaatcatGCAATATAGCTATGGGATCATAAACAGTCACACATTTAATTAGTCTCCTTTTTAAAGACGGATTATGAATACAAACCACTCTTCAATATTGGATTGATTTAGGTTAGAAtattatttaatagtttttggacttGTACACTTATACATATACCTATAGTAGAATACTATTGAACCCGGAAAATGAATCGGTATAGGTCatacaaaacaactttttgtgCAAGTCCAACCAACGTCCAGTAGTCCCTTTATGTTGTAAATCTTGGGCCTTAATTGCCAAGTTctagtttcctgtgaacacagatTGCATGACATCTTCATGAATACACTCGCCTGAAGCTGTTCAGAGAGTGCCACAGTACTCTCTTTCTTCAAAGAGTGCCACAGTATGtctataaattaaatgaaagccTTTAAAATTCACTGATTACCTTTCATTCATGTCCAGGTGCACAATAAAGAGTAAAAGAGTGTGAAggctgaaaaataaacagtaacactgaaacacacacatacacacacacacacacacacacacacacacacacacacacacacaacacacacacacacacacacacacacacacacacacacacacacacacacacacacagtcaggcgAACCTGTCATCCTCCCACTCTCAACACTTCCATTTAAGGGCAGCCGGAGCTCCACAGCCTCAGTGTCCCAGACACAACACCTCAGTTCAGTTTACTGCCAGCCTTTAGATGTGAATGGGCTGGAGCTTGCTTCAGGGCCTCTACATAGAAGCAGTCTGTTGATCTCATGCTTTTGTGCTACTTccatgattttatatatttttacccatgtttttaagtgtttgctGTGTTATcagcttatttttattttctatagcTCTCTTGCCCATTTAATCGCAATCTAATTCAAATAAAACTCTACATAAATGCCTTTTTGATGACAGGATGTGATTGAGGCCATCGCAGAGAGCGCCTTCAAGACCTCACAGTATCCCCTGATCCTCTCATTCGAGAACCACGTCGACTCGTAAGACCTGAGCTTCTACATGAGCTCCCGCTATGTAATATTATTaaccaaaatataataatgtttggATGCCATTATCCCAAATGGAATATTGATGGAACATATTGAGGATGTAATTGAACCATTTGTTCTGGCAGTAACAGCAGACAGTAACAGGTGTTACTCTGTTTTGTTCCAGGGTGAAACAGCAGGAGAAGATGGCCAACTACTGTAAAACCATATTTGGTGATGCCCTGCTAACAGATCCGCTGGACAAATACCCTGTGAGTACAGCGCTACAACACAGCTCGCTGTCAAAATAATAGAGTTAGATCAAGTTATAAATGGAGGGTTTGCTAAACAGAACACTTTGTTTGATAAATTAGATTAAGGATTATCGtattgtatgtgtctgtgtcatAAAGGCAATAAATGGAAAGGTCAGGTTTCATGTTTGTCCTCTTCCTTATCTCAGTGAGTTATGACCATCATTGGCTCCAATACCCATCCAACTAAATTATAGCAACAGCCAACGCCTGTTCACCTcttctcagctgtgtgtgtgtgtgtgtgtgtgtgttgtttggaggggtgtttgtctgtttgtattcCTGAGTCAAAGACACGACAAAATGCTCTGAAATTAATATCGGTTCCGTAGCCCTGAAATGCCTCATGACTCAAAATGACCCTAACCCCTAAGAAATGCAGTCtgctcattttattttctgattaaattactttttattttttactcctCAGAGACAtgtatacataaataaactatCATCAGGaattcatctgttttttcttgtaaTCTTGCAGTTATGTTTTTATAGAGGGTAATTAGAAGAAGGTATCTCAGTAATAATGTCTGATTGTTGTCTTCTAAGTTTTGTGGTTATTACcttataaaaagtaaaatggaCGTATCAGCAACTCTATATCTTAATTTCCTTTTGTATGATTTGCCAATATCTTGAAAAGtccaaaaatatgtgtgtgtgatctccCACCAGGCCGCAGCCACTCCAGCTCTTGACATGATGATcttaatgcacatttaaagcCCTTTCTAAACCGACAGGAATATAATTCTGCGATtgatttgaatgattttttgcctaaaaactgtttaacaagttatttttatgtttttcatccTGTCCTGATTCCCCTTCAATGAGGCTTCTTGGAGAtaatggagggaaaaaaatcaaaaaatgtacctaacatatgtaaaataaaatgtaaatgacttcaaaatattcaaaaagtaGTTATTCTCTAAAGAGGCAGATGATAATATCAAAccaaaacttttcctttaatatcTCCACATTCCCAAAGACAGTACTGAGGAAATGACCTTGATTTGTTAGTTTAAGGAATCTTTCTGTTTATCTGAACCTTGCAGCTGAAGCCGGGCCAGCAGATCCCCAGCCCTTCTGAGCTCATGGGTAAGATCCTCATCAAGAACAAGAAGGGCAGCCATGACAAACCGACCCAAGCTAAGAAAACCAGCACAGCAGCAACCGACCAGACCACAACCACCGCTTCACCCACCCAGGATCCAAACTCCACTTCCCAGGATCCTGCCAACCCGGCACCAAGCCCCCAGGAGAACCAAGGTGGACTAGATGAACCTCAAGTCAAATcagattacatttcaaaaataggCGTGGTTAGTAGTGTTTTAGGTGTCATtgacattatatttatatgtttaaccAGAAGCGGACGCAGCTGTGGAGGACACTGAGGAAcaagaggacacagaggaacaggatgaggagaaaatgaagaCGTCAGATGAGGTAGAGTGTGCGGTTACGATGACTGTTTTATTGCTATACATCATTCCAACTAAAACAGCTCAAGCATCAGTTAACTTCCTGTCAATCCCCCACAGGGCACAGCTGGACAAGAAGTCACAGCCTATGAGGCCATGTCGTCCCTGGTCAACTACATCCAGCCCAATAAATTCATCTCTTTTGACAACGCCAGAAGTAAGTCTTCGCTCCGTAAATTTAAccaacacactttttttttcacaacatacttcagaggtaaacaaacacaaagtcaaagtgAGTTTTgcaattcttcttctttcttcaaagagaaaaataagagcTACGCCATCTCATCTTTTGTGGAGACCAAAGGGGAGGCAATGATTGCCAAGACTGCTGTTGAGTTTGTTGAGTATCCTTTAGGATTGTACACGCTCTAAAATATGGAAAACTGTATTCGATGggctgatatatatattttttaaatggcacaacatttgagaaaaatatgtttctctaTGCTGCCTCATGAGTCTCTGGTTCACGTACAACTACAGAGGTATAAAACTTCCTAAACCATCTCTCTCAGATACAATAAGAGGCAGATGAGCAGGATTTACCCCAAAGGAACAAGAATGGACTCATCCAACTACAGCCCACAGCCTTTTTGGAATGTAGGCTGCCAGATGGTGGCGCTCAACTACCAGACGATGGGTATAAATGAACACACAATACACAGATAACCACTTAAAATGTGCTGCACTACACAAGGAGGTGTAACCAttcactgtttttcttaaatCCCCACCAGagtctgacattttaaatgtcaggCTCTGCTATATTTTTAAACCTGAGGTTCTGTTTTTCCCCACAGCATGTCAGTGTTGCACCTCTTTGTGCTGTGAGGAGCTTTGCGTCCCTAATGCTCACTGCTCCTCCATGTGTTGAAGAGAGGGGGCATGAATGGgctgttttgtgtctattttcaGATTTCCCCATGCAGCTGAACATGGCTCTTTTTGAATTCAACGGCAGAACCGGCTACCTGCTCAAGCACGATGTGTTGTGTCGCAGTGACAAAAAGTTTGACCCTTTCTGTGACAGGATTGACACGGTTGTGGCAAGCACACTAACCATAAAGGCAGGTTCACAGCCTTGTTGTTATTATGCTTCTCTCACTTTAACCATCATTCTTGTGTGTTTGGCAAATAATATTGGTGTAAACTATCTACAAAGtactttaaaaaaggtaaaatctTTCATACACTAAAGCTGCATCATTTATGGTGTTGCATGCAGGGAAACTGATGCAATATGGGAGCTGTTTTTGCTTTTCTAAATTGAGCACTTAATTAGCCTCAATAGACTTGGGAAGACTGCGTTTGTGTGTGGATGAATAGTCAGTAATAATACAAGCTTCCTGCTGAGATTGATATATGGTTCCTGGTATTCAGCACGCTCTGCATGAGGTAAAACATGAGCTATATTTATACCCACTGTGTCCTGAACACGTGTCCACACAAAAGCATCCATACCCTCATCTTCTTCATATATGTTTGttattgtaatattattattccCCCGTCTCACTAGATCTACTCAGGCCAGTTTCTGTCTGACAAGAACGTGAAAACTGGAGTCGAGGTGGAGGTTATTGGGCTGCCGGGAGACCCCAAGAAGAAATATCGCACCAAATGGGCCACCACACCCAACGCCATCAACCCAGTGTGGAATGAGGAACCTTTTGTTTTCGAGAAGGTGTGTGTCAGTAATCAAACTCAGCCAATGAGCTCAGCTTTGTGTTGCTGACGGTGTTGGGGGTcttaatatatttgttgttgttatgatGCATCAGATCCTGCTCCCAGCAATGGCATCTCTAAGAATGGTAGTCCATGAAGAGAACGGTAAATTCTTGGGACACAGGATCATCCCACTTGATGCCATCCAGTCAGGTTAgtgaaactgagaaaaaaaacccacctcaCTTCATGCCTAATATAATCTACAAAAAACACCACTGAGTCATCCAAGGACTCAGAATGTTTGCTGACACGTTTTAGCCAGCTTCTGCTGCCTTGTTTTGAATCCAAAGAGGTATGTTTTATGGCCCGCAGGTTTCCATCACATCTGCCTGCGCAGTGAGAGCAACATGCCGCTCACTCTGCCTGCCCTCTTTGTGTACATCGAGGTCAAGGACTACATCCCTGCAGCCTTCGCAGGTGCTTGGCTTTTTCCTCTTTGGgttttttgcaaaagaaaaagcttctGCTCCATTTAAATGCTCAATGTTTTCACAGTGACAGTCAGGTGGAAGACTGatttagtttgtatttgtgGAGCTTGGTAGCATTTCAGTTTCTTTGGCACACATTTTTATATGGTTAAAGTGCATTATTGACATATTTTTCTACATCAGATTTCACAGATGCCCTTTTCAATCCAACAAAGGGAGCAGAGAAGACCACAAAGGCCCCAAAGGAGGTAATAAAAAAGCAGCCAGAGGACACTTGGTTCAGCCATCATCTTTTAAAATTGACACATCAGTGATGTTCTCAGTTCTCCCTTGAATCCTTAACAGCACTAATTCACTTCCTGGAAGATGACCAGCGTTGTTAGATTGTGAGGTTCTTGTCCTTTTTGTGCCCACGCAGTCATCCTCTGACTTCATTTCTCCCTATGAGTTGCCTCTCGTGGTCCAAACCGTCACGGACAAAGCTAAGGAAAGTGAAGCCCCTGCTGCAGGTAATTAAGCTTGTGAATGGGACACagttaaaagtttattttttaaagatactgaGCTTCACTGTTGTTCTTGTAATAGTTCTTTAGTGCTGAATTAAGAAGCTGAATATGAATGTTTCCTCCTCCAGTAGAAATGGAAGCATTGGAACCTACACCAATAGTTGACTCCAGTGACCAATCACCAGAGTCTGCTCCAGAGGCAAGCTCAGAAGAAGCTAAAGAAGAGACTGAGAACAAGTCAGACACTCAACAACCTGCAGCAGAACCTCCTCAAACTCCTGACAACACTGCTGCTGAAGATCCGGCCCCGGACCCAGGAAGCGCCACACCTGAAACCCTTCCCGAATCCTCTCCAGCCCCTGAGGAGGCAGCTCCTGAGAAGGAAGCAGTTCAAGAGCCAGAGGCATCTCCTGAAACCAAAGAGGAGCCGGTGAAAGACTCCAGTACAGACCCTGAGCCTGCTTCAGAGGATAAACCAGGCGCCAAAGCTGAAAGTGCTGCTGAAG contains:
- the plcb2 gene encoding 1-phosphatidylinositol 4,5-bisphosphate phosphodiesterase beta-2, with translation MNKKRHFLEQPEVKDYLVKGERFTKWSEDSTKTVPITMKMDPKGFYIYWINQSKETTFLDVATVRDTRTGKYAKLPKHTKVRNVFNMDFPDSNHLAKTLTIVSGPDTVNLTYHNFFASKEKVTQNWATDILAIAYNAARNNACRYVFLEKMYSRISLHTNKDGKIPVKNIYKMFPADKKRVESALASAHLPKGKYDTIKPDVFTEVAFKAFLSNLCPRPEIYEIFTSYSNKPTMTKENFAKFLNEKQRDSRLNEELFPRLRQDQIKALMDKYEPCSSNSNRSLISPEGLLFFLMGSETSVVMQDSLAKSNDMTQPIPHYFIKSSHNTYLTAGQFSGVSSPEMYRQCLLSGCRCLELDCWKGKPPEEEPIITHGFTMTTEILFKDVIEAIAESAFKTSQYPLILSFENHVDSVKQQEKMANYCKTIFGDALLTDPLDKYPLKPGQQIPSPSELMGKILIKNKKGSHDKPTQAKKTSTAATDQTTTTASPTQDPNSTSQDPANPAPSPQENQADAAVEDTEEQEDTEEQDEEKMKTSDEGTAGQEVTAYEAMSSLVNYIQPNKFISFDNARKKNKSYAISSFVETKGEAMIAKTAVEFVEYNKRQMSRIYPKGTRMDSSNYSPQPFWNVGCQMVALNYQTMDFPMQLNMALFEFNGRTGYLLKHDVLCRSDKKFDPFCDRIDTVVASTLTIKIYSGQFLSDKNVKTGVEVEVIGLPGDPKKKYRTKWATTPNAINPVWNEEPFVFEKILLPAMASLRMVVHEENGKFLGHRIIPLDAIQSGFHHICLRSESNMPLTLPALFVYIEVKDYIPAAFADFTDALFNPTKGAEKTTKAPKESSSDFISPYELPLVVQTVTDKAKESEAPAAVEMEALEPTPIVDSSDQSPESAPEASSEEAKEETENKSDTQQPAAEPPQTPDNTAAEDPAPDPGSATPETLPESSPAPEEAAPEKEAVQEPEASPETKEEPVKDSSTDPEPASEDKPGAKAESAAEEPVAVPLPSPASASPKSAESVDSSQPPKSSGEPSTVTTEELTQHKNYLKVLKRQERDMKDAEKKYQKKGEDLIQKYSDTFKAIKKKTSVKKKEGAENTDDSSVKTERVQEQKEKMQVELQALWTEQCDQLRKKKEQFATERLAKLFEMATERHTIELKTLESEPKENKKKTLSKCSSSEKAKLKKAMSTEVLDEPSQSDGASSDCSSQQEALMKKQSATLEEIKTLTNQLNQEALKDHNQKLRSQPAEVREAVNVCVGAHYPELVDQAGDTKVEGGCFYGDVFLG